Proteins encoded by one window of Musa acuminata AAA Group cultivar baxijiao chromosome BXJ2-9, Cavendish_Baxijiao_AAA, whole genome shotgun sequence:
- the LOC135622796 gene encoding U-box domain-containing protein 26-like, with amino-acid sequence MPGSVAPLDLAGVTIPHHFRCPISLELMRDPVTVCTGQTYDRASIESWVATGNTTCPVTRTRLTDFTLIPNHTLRRLIQDWCVSHRSLGVERIPTPKQPADAPLVRSLLASAAVGSVASRLAALRRLCALARESEKNRAVISTHETRSALLEIAFEGGEQPGCSDADQPALEAMAVLSMLPLSEAESAVVATRPERLHRLGEIVKGHPSSEARINAAAVIESVATGTRSAETRATIGGMDGLMGGLVALVEQPGNPRAVRVGIRGLLAMCLAKENRARAVAAGAATAVVRRMGELSSSDLERALATVELLCRGEGGREAVVAGWGGGAAAVAALVRLMAWKASGRAAEHAAGALVAVLGGSEALQREAVAAGVVAHLLLMVQGGCSDRAKRKAQLLLKLLRPAWPYRDFIANSDDFIQAF; translated from the coding sequence ATGCCGGGGAGCGTGGCGCCGTTGGATCTAGCGGGAGTGACGATACCGCACCACTTCCGGTGCCCCATCTCGCTGGAGCTGATGCGGGATCCGGTGACGGTGTGCACCGGGCAGACGTACGACCGGGCGAGCATCGAGTCGTGGGTGGCGACGGGGAACACCACCTGCCCCGTCACGCGCACCCGGCTCACCGACTTCACCCTCATCCCCAACCACACCCTCCGCCGCCTCATCCAGGACTGGTGCGTCTCCCACCGCTCCCTCGGCGTCGAGCGCATCCCCACCCCCAAGCAGCCGGCGGACGCTCCCCTCGTCCGCTCGCTCCTTGCCTCCGCCGCTGTCGGTAGCGTCGCTTCGCGGCTCGCCGCGCTCCGCCGGCTCTGCGCCCTCGCGCGGGAGTCCGAAAAGAATCGCGCTGTGATATCCACCCACGAGACCCGCTCGGCCCTCCTCGAGATTGCGTTCGAGGGAGGGGAACAACCAGGGTGCTCGGACGCGGACCAGCCAGCCCTGGAGGCCATGGCGGTGCTGTCCATGCTGCCTTTGTCGGAGGCTGAGAGCGCGGTGGTGGCGACTCGGCCGGAGAGGCTTCACCGACTGGGGGAGATTGTGAAGGGACACCCGTCGTCGGAGGCGCGGATCAACGCCGCGGCGGTGATCGAGTCGGTCGCGACGGGGACGCGGTCAGCGGAGACCAGGGCCACGATCGGGGGTATGGACGGGCTGATGGGGGGGCTGGTGGCATTGGTGGAACAACCGGGTAACCCGCGGGCGGTACGGGTGGGGATTCGAGGGCTCCTTGCGATGTGCCTAGCGAAGGAGAACCGAGCCCGGGCTGTAGCGGCCGGTGCGGCCACGGCGGTGGTGAGGAGGATGGGCGAGCTGTCGTCGAGCGATTTGGAGCGAGCGCTGGCAACGGTGGAACTGCTGTGCCGTGGGGAAGGGGGAAGGGAGGCGGTGGTAGCGGGGTGGGGGGGCGGGGCGGCCGCGGTGGCGGCGCTAGTGAGGTTGATGGCGTGGAAGGCATCGGGAAGGGCTGCGGAGCACGCAGCGGGGGCGCTGGTGGCGGTTCTGGGGGGTTCGGAGGCACTGCAGAGGGAGGCGGTGGCTGCCGGTGTGGTGGCTCATCTGCTGCTGATGGTGCAAGGCGGGTGCTCCGACCGGGCCAAGAGGAAGGCGCAGCTCCTCCTTAAGCTCCTCCGCCCAGCCTGGCCCTATCGCGACTTCATTGCCAACTCCGACGACTTCATCCAGGCATTCTAA
- the LOC135624000 gene encoding PI-PLC X domain-containing protein At5g67130-like yields MLDMYDYDSDIWLCHSYEGKCFDALAFQPAVNVLGEIRDFLEANPSEIITIFIEDYVSSPMGLTKVFNASGLLKYWFPVSSMPKNGEDWPLVSEMITPNQRLVVFTSEKTKEASEGIAYQWRYVVENQYGDGGMEDGSCPNRAESLPMDTTSRSLVLMNYFPSIPYFFTACKHNSGPLESMLNTCYSASANRWANFIAVDYYRRSDGGGAAQVTDLANDRMLSS; encoded by the exons ATGCTGGATATGTATGACTATGACTCCGACATCTGGTTGTGCCATTCCTATGAGGGCAAGTGCTTCGACGCCTTGGCCTTC CAACCTGCCGTCAATGTGCTCGGCGAAATCCGAGACTTTCTTGAAGCGAACCCTTCGGAGATCATAACGATCTTCATCGAAGATTATGTCTCGTCCCCCATGGGTCTTACAAAGGTTTTCAATGCTTCTGGGCTGCTCAAGTACTGGTTCCCGGTCTCAAGCATGCCCAAGAACGGAGAGGACTGGCCTCTGGTCAGCGAGATGATCACCCCAAACCAGCGCCTGGTGGTATTCACCTCCGAAAAAACCAAGGAAGCCTCCGAGGGCATCGCATACCAGTGGAGATACGTGGTAGAGAACCAAT ATGGAGATGGAGGAATGGAGGACGGCTCATGCCCGAACCGAGCCGAGTCCCTGCCAATGGACACGACGTCAAGATCGCTCGTTCTGATGAACTACTTCCCCTCCATTCCGTACTTTTTCACTGCATGCAAGCACAATTCTGGGCCGCTTGAGAGCATGCTGAATACTTGCTACAGTGCGTCCGCCAATCGCTGGGCTAACTTCATTGCTGTGGACTACTACAGG AGAAGCGATGGAGGTGGAGCCGCCCAAGTTACAGACCTGGCGAATGATCGCATGCTCTCCAGTTGA